A genomic region of Phragmites australis chromosome 2, lpPhrAust1.1, whole genome shotgun sequence contains the following coding sequences:
- the LOC133909955 gene encoding sugar transport protein MST8-like, with translation MAGGGSLNEKHKQYPGKMTIFVFLACLVASSGGLIFGYDIGISGGVTSMDPFLISFFPSVYAKEQEVVETNQYCKFDSVMLTLFTSSLYLAALVASLFAGYITKKCGRRVSMLGGGIIFLLGAILNGLAKNVAMLIIGRIFLGIGVGFSNQSVPLYLSEMAPAKMRGMLNISFQLMITIGILAANFINYFTAKISGGWGWRISLGLAAVPAAIMAGGSIFLPDTPNSLVARGKEQEARAMLRRIRGTEDVGLEFDDLVAASEATKAIENPWSTLLERRYRPQLAMAFLIPTLQQLTGINVVMFYAPVLFKTIGFGGTASLIEIFPLEIRSAAQSAVVVFNMTFTFVIAQIFLMLLCRLKFGLFYFFGTWEIIMTIFVYFFLPETKGIPIEEMDRIWGKHWYWKRFVNDGNGKVELTSTAV, from the exons ATGGCGGGCGGCGGCAGCCTCAACGAGAAGCACAAGCAATACCCGGGGAAGATGACGATCTTCGTCTTCCTCGCCTGCCTCGTAGCCTCCTCCGGCGGGCTCATCTTCGGATACGACATCGGCATCTCCG GTGGCGTGACGTCGATGGACCCGTTCCTGATCAGCTTCTTCCCGTCGGTGTACGCCAAGGAGCAGGAGGTGGTGGAGACGAACCAGTACTGCAAGTTCGACAGCGTGATGCTCACGCTCTTCACCTCCTCGCTCTACCTCGCCGCGCTCGTCGCCTCTCTCTTCGCCGgctacatcaccaagaagtgcGGCCGCAGGGTGTCCATGCTCGGCGGaggcatcatcttcctcttaGGCGCCATCCTCAACGGACTGGCAAAGAACGTCGCGATGCTCATCATCGGCAGGATCTTCCTCGGCATCGGCGTTGGCTTCAGCAATCAG TCTGTGCCGCTGTACCTGTCGGAGATGGCGCCAGCGAAGATGCGCGGCATGCTCAACATCAGCTTCCAGCTCATGATCACCATCGGCATCCTCGCCGCCAACTTCATCAACTACTTCACGGCAAAGATCTCCGGCGGCTGGGGCTGGCgcatcagcctcggcctcgccgCCGTCCCGGCCGCGATCATGGCCGGTGGCTCCATCTTCCTCCCGGACACGCCCAACTCACTCGTCGCCCGCGGCAAGGAGCAGGAGGCCCGCGCCATGCTCCGCCGCATCCGCGGCACAGAGGACGTCGGCCTTGAGTTCGACGACCTCGTCGCGGCCAGTGAGGCCACCAAGGCCATCGAGAACCCGTGGAGTACCCTCCTGGAGCGCCGATACCGGCCGCAACTGGCGATGGCCTTCCTCATCCCGACGCTGCAGCAGCTCACCGGCATCAACGTGGTCATGTTCTATGCCCCGGTTCTCTTTAAGACCATCGGCTTTGGTGGCACCGCCTCGCTCAT CGAGATATTCCCGCTGGAGATCCGGTCGGCGGCACAGAGCGCGGTCGTCGTCTTCAATATGACCTTCACCTTCGTAATCGCGCAGATCTTCCTCATGCTGCTCTGCCGTCTCAAATTCGGCCTCTTCTACTTCTTCGGCACATGGGAGATCATCATGACGATCTTCGTCTACTTCTTCCTGCCGGAGACCAAGGGGATCCCCATCGAGGAGATGGACAGAATCTGGGGAAAGCACTGGTACTGGAAGCGGTTCGTCAATGACGGCAACGGGAAGGTCGAGTTGACATCCACGGCCGTATGA
- the LOC133904885 gene encoding uncharacterized protein LOC133904885 codes for MDRSKSYAGGRMQIEPYHGGARPDFRSYSYSAGGGMSSSTSSYPYQYEYGGSAAGAAKTAEAEVKRSKSKWRWLALSDPDIERKRRVAAYKAYGTEGKVKGSFRKSFKWIKDRYLHLVHGWS; via the coding sequence atggaccgctCCAAGTCGTACGCGGGCGGGCGCATGCAGATCGAGCCGTACCACGGCGGCGCGCGGCCGGACTTCCGGTCCTACTCCTACAGCGCCGGCGGGGGGATGTCGTCGTCGACGTCGTCGTACCCTTACCAGTACGAGTACGGCGGCAGCGCGGCAGGGGCAGCGAAGACGGCAGAGGCGGAGGTGAAGCGGAGCAAGTCGAAATGGCGGTGGCTGGCGCTGAGCGACCCGGACATTGAGCGGAAGCGGCGGGTGGCGGCATACAAGGCCTACGGCACGGAGGGGAAGGTGAAGGGCTCCTTCCGCAAGAGCTTCAAGTGGATCAAGGACCGCTACCTCCACCTCGTCCACGGATGGTCCTGA